One Acidobacteriaceae bacterium genomic region harbors:
- a CDS encoding NAD(P)H-hydrate dehydratase: protein MEILTAAQMGAVDRDSNDRGVPVRVLMENAGEAVARFCHHYYPGLAVVALCGRGNNGGDGAVAARILAEIQTPVRLVLLGSIEETRGEAAAALASAKETPGLEFVEAKDEAALRTALRDAKLILDAIVGTGFKPPLRGLAATARDLIAPLSAPVVAVDLPSGWDADSTKETSADESAKAQAFRADAVVTFVAPKMAHVFGHLTPGKTFGPVIVAPIGTPLESMPAHTELCWAGTSKRIVERPRDVNGNKGRFGHVLIIGGSPGKAGAPSMASLAAMRTGAGLTTAAVPRSILPTVAQVAPELMCTPLEEKDGLTLDQLEEESLQKLLKGMTVVGIGPGLGQDGTTPDFVRALVQKIALPMVLDADALNALADRTELLKRSTSPDERGQRRTIVLTPHPGEMARLIGSSVKDVEADRIGLARRFATENGVTLVLKGWRTLIAHPDGRVAVNTTGNPAMSKGGSGDILTGIVAAMIAQYPEHVPEAVEAAVFLHGLAADYATLAQDEHTVLATDTINHLWQAFRARVEDADGSTWITGLAGREDRHHA from the coding sequence ATGGAGATTTTAACCGCAGCGCAGATGGGTGCTGTCGATCGCGACTCCAACGATCGCGGTGTACCGGTGCGCGTCCTGATGGAAAACGCGGGCGAGGCAGTAGCGCGGTTTTGCCACCACTATTACCCCGGCTTAGCGGTTGTCGCGCTTTGTGGCAGAGGCAACAACGGTGGTGACGGCGCTGTAGCAGCGCGAATTCTGGCGGAGATACAGACTCCGGTCCGACTGGTCCTGCTTGGCTCGATCGAGGAGACGCGAGGCGAAGCGGCAGCCGCATTGGCCAGCGCGAAGGAAACTCCCGGGCTTGAGTTCGTTGAAGCGAAGGACGAGGCTGCACTACGGACCGCCTTAAGGGATGCGAAGCTGATTCTGGATGCGATTGTGGGAACGGGTTTCAAGCCTCCTCTGCGTGGTTTGGCGGCAACCGCACGCGACTTGATCGCACCATTGAGCGCACCCGTGGTCGCGGTCGATCTGCCGAGCGGGTGGGACGCCGATTCGACCAAAGAGACGTCAGCAGATGAGAGCGCAAAAGCGCAGGCTTTTCGCGCAGACGCAGTCGTGACCTTCGTAGCGCCCAAGATGGCGCATGTGTTTGGACACCTCACTCCGGGCAAGACCTTCGGGCCAGTAATCGTCGCGCCGATTGGCACACCGTTGGAATCGATGCCCGCGCATACGGAACTCTGTTGGGCGGGGACATCGAAGCGGATCGTCGAGCGCCCGCGCGACGTGAATGGTAACAAGGGGCGTTTTGGGCACGTGCTCATCATTGGCGGAAGCCCTGGCAAGGCGGGTGCGCCGTCGATGGCAAGCCTGGCCGCGATGCGCACAGGCGCTGGGCTCACGACCGCTGCCGTGCCGCGCTCGATTCTGCCGACCGTCGCGCAGGTAGCGCCGGAGCTGATGTGCACGCCGTTGGAAGAGAAGGATGGGCTGACGCTTGACCAACTTGAGGAAGAGTCGTTGCAGAAGCTGCTGAAGGGGATGACTGTTGTGGGCATCGGGCCTGGGCTCGGACAGGACGGAACGACTCCGGACTTCGTGCGTGCGTTGGTGCAAAAGATCGCGCTTCCGATGGTGCTCGATGCGGATGCGCTGAATGCACTCGCGGACAGGACAGAGCTGCTGAAGCGCTCGACATCTCCCGATGAACGCGGCCAGCGGCGAACTATCGTGCTGACGCCGCATCCGGGCGAGATGGCGCGGCTTATCGGCTCGAGCGTGAAGGACGTCGAAGCGGACCGCATCGGTCTGGCGCGGCGCTTCGCGACAGAGAACGGTGTCACGCTGGTGCTGAAAGGATGGCGCACGCTGATCGCGCATCCGGACGGCCGGGTTGCTGTGAACACCACAGGAAATCCAGCAATGTCGAAGGGTGGAAGCGGCGATATTCTCACTGGAATTGTCGCGGCGATGATCGCCCAATATCCGGAGCATGTGCCCGAGGCAGTGGAGGCCGCAGTCTTCTTGCATGGGCTCGCTGCAGATTACGCGACGCTCGCGCAGGATGAGCACACGGTGCTCGCGACGGACACCATAAATCATCTTTGGCAGGCGTTTCGCGCGCGTGTGGAAGACGCGGATGGATCGACGTGGATCACAGGGCTTGCTGGACGCGAGGACCGTCACCATGCCTGA
- the tsaE gene encoding tRNA (adenosine(37)-N6)-threonylcarbamoyltransferase complex ATPase subunit type 1 TsaE, translating to MPEFTREKRLRTRSVNGTIALGELMTELLRPPKLVLLHGDLGAGKTTLVKGIVSSLGAAEADDVASPTFTLVHEYNGRNLTVYHLDLYRLENDFQLEALGISEMLERQDALVLAEWGERFPSLVARADAEVTIEIGENETERLLRVRWRE from the coding sequence ATGCCTGAGTTCACGCGCGAGAAGCGCCTCCGAACTCGCAGCGTAAATGGCACAATCGCGTTGGGCGAGTTGATGACGGAACTGCTTCGGCCGCCCAAGCTGGTGCTGCTGCACGGCGATCTCGGCGCAGGCAAGACAACGCTCGTGAAGGGAATCGTATCGTCGCTCGGCGCGGCGGAAGCGGACGACGTTGCCAGTCCCACGTTCACCCTGGTGCACGAGTACAACGGTCGCAACCTGACGGTCTATCACCTGGACCTGTATCGCCTCGAGAACGATTTTCAGCTCGAGGCGCTCGGAATCTCGGAGATGCTGGAGCGCCAGGATGCGCTGGTGCTGGCCGAGTGGGGCGAGCGCTTTCCGTCGCTGGTGGCGCGCGCCGATGCGGAAGTGACGATCGAAATCGGTGAGAACGAAACAGAGCGCCTGCTGAGAGTTCGCTGGCGCGAGTGA
- a CDS encoding class I SAM-dependent methyltransferase, with translation MPARKPAVHPFDVAHGTETSGLLSGKIIARGTSAEAADLTAYYGIAPSILRAVLDLWLRELQPLAPIERTVFLDVGAGKGRAMLVASEYPFQRVEGVELNPMLADIARRNISVWESAPQSAMLAPLELHDADATRAPLPTEPTLAHLFHPFEDRLLRRFLRHVEKDLATHPRPFDLLYVNAEHDSLLDQHPALQRLWLGRVPMSAEDHIADLAAIAQQKEYGSTGDELCAIYRFRSRGTNRAPQSY, from the coding sequence ATGCCTGCACGCAAACCAGCCGTTCATCCTTTCGATGTCGCCCACGGCACTGAGACGTCGGGCCTGCTAAGCGGCAAGATCATCGCGCGCGGCACAAGTGCTGAAGCCGCAGACCTGACGGCCTACTACGGCATCGCACCGAGCATCCTGCGCGCAGTGCTCGATCTTTGGTTACGAGAATTGCAGCCGCTCGCACCGATTGAACGCACCGTCTTCCTCGATGTCGGCGCAGGCAAAGGTCGCGCAATGCTCGTCGCGTCGGAGTATCCCTTCCAGCGCGTTGAGGGCGTCGAACTCAATCCGATGCTGGCTGACATTGCGCGGCGGAATATTTCGGTATGGGAAAGTGCGCCACAATCAGCGATGCTCGCGCCGCTCGAGTTGCACGATGCGGATGCAACACGGGCTCCCTTACCGACAGAGCCGACCCTCGCGCATCTGTTTCATCCGTTCGAAGATCGGCTGCTTCGCCGATTTCTTCGCCACGTCGAAAAGGACCTCGCCACACATCCACGCCCATTCGATCTTCTTTACGTGAACGCCGAGCATGATTCGCTTCTCGATCAACACCCGGCTCTTCAACGCCTGTGGCTGGGACGGGTGCCGATGTCCGCAGAAGACCATATTGCGGATCTCGCGGCGATCGCACAGCAGAAGGAATATGGCTCGACCGGCGATGAACTTTGCGCGATCTACAGATTCAGAAGCCGGGGAACAAATCGGGCACCCCAATCGTATTAA
- a CDS encoding DUF59 domain-containing protein: MTDADLVNALRDCYDTLQQRNIVDLRLVQSASLTRDAEAPGANVRGIAPRYIARIILRAPGSDDARNAQVRAQVENRLAGLPEISRTEIQMLPAIFPILTERRS; the protein is encoded by the coding sequence ATGACAGACGCCGATCTCGTTAACGCGCTGCGCGACTGCTACGACACACTGCAGCAGCGCAACATTGTGGATCTTCGGCTGGTGCAGTCCGCCTCACTCACACGCGACGCGGAAGCTCCCGGTGCGAACGTGCGCGGCATTGCACCGCGTTACATCGCAAGAATCATACTGCGGGCACCCGGCTCCGACGACGCTCGGAACGCGCAGGTCCGCGCACAGGTTGAAAACCGTCTCGCCGGGCTGCCGGAGATCTCGCGAACCGAGATCCAGATGCTCCCGGCGATCTTTCCGATCCTGACCGAACGGCGTTCCTGA
- a CDS encoding farnesyl diphosphate synthase: MNADVHTLLKTGAALADDALERLLPAPTVEPHSIHRAMRHSTFAGGKRLRPILCLEAARCVAHELPPAAPNLGAAIEMVHTYSLIHDDLPALDNDDLRRGKPTCHVAFGEAIAILAGDALQTLAFQTISQLETGAATVVEILREFSVAIGTGVGAPTPLAPGMIGGQVMDIEGEGRKPTADLVERIHRAKTGALITTSIVCGGLLGLDHCLSSNEGAGRLACSAQDTIARLRTFGENAGLAFQIIDDVLDMTQTSAELGKTAGKDTASDKATWPAVFGIERSRQDANALIQDAFAALEPFGEAADPLKSLALYLVERTH, from the coding sequence ATGAACGCCGATGTGCACACGCTTTTGAAGACAGGCGCGGCGCTCGCTGACGACGCTTTGGAGCGCCTGCTGCCGGCCCCGACTGTTGAACCCCATTCCATCCACCGAGCGATGCGGCACTCCACGTTCGCCGGCGGGAAACGCTTGCGGCCCATTCTGTGCCTGGAAGCCGCGCGCTGCGTAGCCCATGAACTGCCGCCAGCCGCGCCAAACCTCGGGGCGGCAATCGAGATGGTGCATACGTACTCGCTGATCCACGACGATCTGCCGGCGCTGGACAACGACGATCTGCGACGCGGAAAACCGACATGCCACGTCGCGTTCGGCGAAGCCATCGCCATCCTCGCAGGCGATGCGTTGCAGACGCTTGCATTTCAAACCATTTCGCAGCTTGAGACCGGAGCGGCGACTGTCGTCGAGATCCTGCGCGAATTTTCCGTTGCCATCGGCACGGGAGTCGGCGCCCCAACGCCGCTGGCGCCCGGCATGATCGGCGGGCAGGTGATGGACATTGAGGGCGAAGGCCGCAAACCAACCGCTGATCTCGTCGAACGGATTCACCGCGCGAAGACCGGCGCGCTCATCACCACATCCATCGTGTGCGGCGGTCTGCTCGGGCTCGACCACTGCTTGTCGAGCAACGAAGGCGCCGGGCGGCTCGCGTGCTCCGCGCAGGACACGATCGCGCGTCTGCGAACGTTCGGAGAAAACGCGGGGCTTGCCTTCCAGATCATCGACGACGTGCTGGATATGACGCAGACCTCGGCGGAGCTCGGCAAGACCGCGGGCAAGGATACTGCATCGGATAAGGCAACGTGGCCGGCCGTTTTCGGGATCGAGCGCTCGCGACAAGACGCGAACGCGCTCATCCAGGACGCCTTTGCCGCCCTTGAACCGTTCGGCGAAGCGGCGGATCCGCTCAAATCACTCGCACTATATCTCGTCGAGCGCACACACTAG